The Xenopus laevis strain J_2021 chromosome 5L, Xenopus_laevis_v10.1, whole genome shotgun sequence genome has a segment encoding these proteins:
- the LOC108716305 gene encoding carbohydrate sulfotransferase 11-like encodes MLQAVAMRMRFALRVSLVGIIFLCLWIWMLSHLLSQQTAQPQAMSPSLSITIDTFLHVQQLRKKTLQDFCLEHPDLSTLQTTEVAEDLLSTMGVNQKLQMLYCKPTSTGSDLWEELLKQIEERTDVTIQSPVVHDGPRDTPSNQLSAYNLTTLEKVFRSYTKVLFIRDPFERLVSSYLQNFAGEDTFDKFLEDGLTDEPEDGDGSWTPIVFLCHPCFIRYDYIIKYDFFNAEVLHLIKRMGLPESVLAPVLTDNGSKWAYKWLNENLLKQVTIEHIEQIIELYTWDFEAFPFKTFLLKDQLSDV; translated from the exons ATGCTGCAGGCTGTAGCGATGAGAATGAGGTTTGCCTTGCGGGTGTCCCTGGTTGGAATCATATTCCTTTGCCTGTGGATTTGGATGCTCAGCCACCTCTTGTCCCAGCAAACAG CACAACCTCAAGCCATGTCACCCTCACTATCAATCACCATAGACACTTTCCTCCATGTTCAACAACTGAGGAAGAAGACTCTGCAAGATTTCTGCCTCGAGCATCCAGATCTGAGCACCCTACAAACAACAGAAGTCGCGGAGGATCTCCTCTCTACCATGGGAGTGAACCAAAAACTCCAGATGTTGTACTGTAAGCCAACATCTACAGGGAGTGACCTCTGGGAGGAACTGCTAAAGCAAATAGAGGAAAGGACAGATGTAACAATACAGAGCCCAGTTGTCCATGATGGTCCAAGAGACACACCATCCAACCAATTGAGTGCTTACAATTTAACAACGCTTGAGAAGGTTTTCCGATCCTACACCAAGGTCCTTTTCATCAGAGACCCATTTGAGAGGCTTGTCTCCTCTTACTTACAGAACTTTGCTGGAGAAGACACTTTTGACAAGTTTCTTGAAGATGGCCTCACCGATGAACCTGAAGATGGTGACGGCTCTTGGACTCCTATTGTGTTTCTGTGCCATCCGTGTTTCATTAGATACGACTACATCATAAAGTATGACTTTTTTAATGCAGAGGTTCTTCACCTCATAAAGAGAATGGGTCTCCCTGAAAGTGTGTTGGCACCAGTGTTAACGGACAATGGATCCAAGTGGGCCTACAAGTGGCTGAATGAGAATTTACTCAAACAAGTGACCATAGAACATATTGAACAAATTATTGAGCTTTATACTTGGGATTTTGAGGCATTTCCTTTCAAAACATTCCTTCTGAAGGATCAACTCAGTGACGTTTAG